In Thermoanaerobaculia bacterium, the genomic window GATCGCGGAGGAAATCGGATGACCACGCCGAGCGACTGGAAGGCCCCTCACCCGCTCTGGATCGTCGGGCACCGCGGCTCTCCGCGGCGCGCGCGGGAAAACACGCTCGACAGCTTCGACTTCGCCGAGGCCGAAGGAGCCGACGCGATCGAGCTCGACCTCCAGCAGACGCGAGACGGGGAACTCGTCGTTTTCCACGACGACACGATTCCGATCGGCACCGAGATGCACGCGATCCGGGCGATGCCGTCGATCGACGTGCGCGGGCTGATCCTGGACTCGCCTTTCGGCGAATACCGGATTCCGACCATCGACGACGTCTTCCAGCGCTACGGGAGCGCTTTCCGGTACGTCCTCGAGGTGAAGGTCAACGGGGCCACCGATCGCGTCCTCGCGGCGCGCCGCGTGTGCGACGCGGTGACGGGATTCGCGCTCGGGGCGCGCGGCCTCGTCGCCTCGTTCGACGCCGACTTCCTGCGCCGCGTCGCGGATCGCGAGAGCGGGATCGCCACGTCCTACCTCTTCGACCGGGCCGTGTCGCTGCCGGAGCCCGGCCAGCCTCGCGGGATCTTTCCGCCGTGCGATGCCGTCGGGCCGCGCTCCGACTTCGCGACCGAGGCCTTCGTCGCCGCCGCCGCGCGCGCCGGACTGACCGTGCACCCCTGGACGGTCGACGCTCCGGAGGAGATCCAGGCGATGGCGGAACGCGGGGTGGCGTCGGTCACGACCAACGATCCCGAGCTCGCGCGGCGCGTCCTTCGAACCTGACGACCGGGTCGGCGAGTTCCGAGTCGAGAGTCGGCGCGCCGCGCGGCGAAAGCCGGGAAGAGGGTCTCGCGCCGCCGCCTCGCGACCCGGCGACTCGCGGCCCGCAGACGGCGGGTCACGGGACGGGGTCGTTCCCCCCCTTCGACCACGGATTGCACCGCAGCACCCTCCAACCGGCGAGCGCCAATCCGGGAAAGAAGCCGTGGCGGCGCACCGCTTCCAGTCCGTAGAGGGAACAGGTGGGAGTGAATCGGCACCGGACGAACCGGGTGCGCGCCAGAATCGGCGAGACGGTTCCGCGATAGGCGGCGATCGAAGACGCGGCCGCGCGCGCGCTCCACTGCCGGGCCGGAGGATTGAGGGCGTCGCCCGCGAGGGCGCCCGCGAGGGCGACGGCGAGCGCCAACGGGAGTCCCGGCGGCCGGCGCGCCGCGTCAGAACCGGCGGGCAATGTCGGTCAGGACCGGGACGATGAGCCGTTCGCCGCGGAGAGCCTTCGACATTCCGATGACGATCAGCGCCGCATAGAAGAACAGCACGAACGTCATGAACAGGGTGTAGAGGCAGCTGACGACGGGGACGATCGCCGAGAAGAAGACGAAGACCATGCACACGACCGCCCATGCGCCGAAGAGCACCAGGCCGTTGCGGGCGTGCCACTGGAGGTCGGCGTCCTCCTTTTCCACGAGGATCGGCACGAGGGACAGGGGTCCGAGGTACGCGAGGATCAGCATCAGCGTTCGATCCGGCGGGGCGGGAGCCGGAGGTTCGGAAGGGGGGCCGGGCGGGAGCGATTCGTCGGCCATCGGGTTCTCCGTCAGGTCGAAGATACCAGAAGGACGCGAGGCTCCGTGTATTCGAGAATCGTCGACCGCACGCCTTCCCGCCCCGATCCGGACGCCTTGACCCCCCCGTACGGGAAGTTGTCGATCCGCGTCGACGGCGGTTCGTTGACGAGCACGCCGCCGACGTCGAGCGAACGGAACGCCGTGCGGATGCGGCCGATGTCACGGGTGAAGACCGACGCGTGGAGCCCGTACGACGTGTCGTTGGCGGCCGCCAGCGCCTCGTCGAACGTCGCGTACGCGTCGACGATCGCGACGGGTCCGAAGATCTCCCGCCGCCGGACCCGGGCGTCCGGATCGACGCCCGTGAGGATCGTGGGGGGGACGTAACGGCCGTCGCGCGCGCCGCCGAGCCTGGCGTCGGCTCCTGCCGCCACGGCTTCGCCGATCCAGGACTCCACGCGGCGCGCGGCTTCCTCGTCGATCATCGGGCAGAGCGCGGTTCGTGCGTCCCGGAGATCCCCCGCGGGCAGCGCGCGGCTCGCCGCGACGAAACGTTCGAGGAAGGGTTCGAAGACCGCCCGCGAGACCAGGATTCGCTGCGCCTTGATGCAAACCTGCCCGGCGAACGCGAACGCCGAGCCGGCGAGCCGGCGAGCCGCCGCCTCCAGATCGGCGTCGTCGTGGACGATCGCGGCGGCGTTCCCGCCGAGCTCCAGGACGACCGTCTTCCGCGGCGCCTCTTCCTTGATCTTCCATCCCACGGCGTCCGAACCCGTGAACGACACGACCGCGACGCGCGGATCGCGCCAGAGCCCCGGGGCGTCCGCGTTGTCGCAGACCACGACCGAGAAAGCGGCGGACGGCCATTCGGTCCGGCCGACTTCCTCGGCGAGGAGCGTTGCGGCCCGAGGCGTCCGGGGGGAAGGCTTCGCGACGACCGGGCACCCGCAGGCGATCGCCGGCGCGACCTTGTGCGCGAGCAGGTTCAGCGGGAAGTTGAAGGGCGTCAGCGCGGCGACGACCCCTTTCGGAAACCGTTCGACGGCGCACCAGAGGTCTTCGGCGCGCGGCTCGAGATCGACCGGGAGCACCTCGCCGCCGCTCCGCGTCGCCTCCTCGGCGGCGATCGAGAACGTGACGAGGCAGCGGTCGACCTCTCCCTCCGCGAACCGGATCGGTTTTCCCGCCTCGGCGACGATCGCCTCCGCGAATTCGGCCCGGCGACGTGCGACTCCGTCGCGGATCTGCCTCAGCGCCCGCGCGCGCTTCCACGAGGGCATGCGGCGCGTCTCCGGGAAAGCGTCCCGCGCCGCCTCGATCGCCCGCGAGATCCCGGCCGCGTCGGTCACTTCTTCGGGCGTTTGGGACGGAGCTTCGGAGAGAGCGGCGGCAGTCCGCTCTTTCGGGCGTCGGCCGCCGAGGCATAGGCGGAGAGGATCCCCTCGGGTCCCGCCGCCAGCGCGTCGACGAGCGCCTGCCGTCCCGACGCCTGGAAAACGCCGTCGGCGAGGAATGCGCCGGCCGAGAGCGCGGGATCGGGACGGAGCCCGGGCTTGCGGAGCGCGGCGAGGATTTCGGCGCGCTTGCCGAGGTCGGTCTTCGGGTCGCCGAGCAGGGCCGCCTCCTGGTTCAACGCGTCGATCGCCCGGATCATGTCGTCGTGGAGCCAGCGCGACAGCGGAAAGAAGTTTCGATCGAACGCGAACAGGGCGATGGGCGCGACGGTCGCGACGGAACGGACGAGCGAGCCGGTGGGGCCCTCGTCCGGCCTCTGCCACGCCGGGGAGAGCCGGCGATAGACGTCCCACGCGGCGCGGAACGTCTCCGCCGCGGCGAGCCGGGAGATCGTTTCCGCGGTCTCCGCCCGGGGGTTGCCGGGGTTCTCCGAGATCGCGCGGCCGAGATCGATCAGGACGACCGCTTTGCGCTCTCCCTCCGGGAAGAGGACGTGATCCTCGATTCCCGCGAGGGCGAACGTGAGGTCGATCTCGGCGGAAAAGGCGATCGGGACGTCCGCCGGAAGGAGCGCCTCCGCCCG contains:
- a CDS encoding glycerophosphodiester phosphodiesterase translates to DRGGNRMTTPSDWKAPHPLWIVGHRGSPRRARENTLDSFDFAEAEGADAIELDLQQTRDGELVVFHDDTIPIGTEMHAIRAMPSIDVRGLILDSPFGEYRIPTIDDVFQRYGSAFRYVLEVKVNGATDRVLAARRVCDAVTGFALGARGLVASFDADFLRRVADRESGIATSYLFDRAVSLPEPGQPRGIFPPCDAVGPRSDFATEAFVAAAARAGLTVHPWTVDAPEEIQAMAERGVASVTTNDPELARRVLRT
- the yidD gene encoding membrane protein insertion efficiency factor YidD; protein product: MALAVALAGALAGDALNPPARQWSARAAASSIAAYRGTVSPILARTRFVRCRFTPTCSLYGLEAVRRHGFFPGLALAGWRVLRCNPWSKGGNDPVP
- a CDS encoding aldehyde dehydrogenase family protein, with translation MTDAAGISRAIEAARDAFPETRRMPSWKRARALRQIRDGVARRRAEFAEAIVAEAGKPIRFAEGEVDRCLVTFSIAAEEATRSGGEVLPVDLEPRAEDLWCAVERFPKGVVAALTPFNFPLNLLAHKVAPAIACGCPVVAKPSPRTPRAATLLAEEVGRTEWPSAAFSVVVCDNADAPGLWRDPRVAVVSFTGSDAVGWKIKEEAPRKTVVLELGGNAAAIVHDDADLEAAARRLAGSAFAFAGQVCIKAQRILVSRAVFEPFLERFVAASRALPAGDLRDARTALCPMIDEEAARRVESWIGEAVAAGADARLGGARDGRYVPPTILTGVDPDARVRRREIFGPVAIVDAYATFDEALAAANDTSYGLHASVFTRDIGRIRTAFRSLDVGGVLVNEPPSTRIDNFPYGGVKASGSGREGVRSTILEYTEPRVLLVSST